The Polyangium aurulentum genomic interval TGCTCGAGCTGCAAGCTGTTGGCGCTGTTCTGGCCGATGGTCGCGGTCATCTGCTCGAGGCTCGCCGTGGTCTCCTCGACGCTGCTCGCCTGCTCGCTCGTGCCCTGCGCGAGGCCTTGCGAGGCGGAGGAGAGCTGGACGGAGGCGGAGGCGAGCGCGCCCGCGCCATCGCGCACCTCGCCGATGACCTGCGCGAGCTTGTCGGCCATGACCCGCATCGACCCGAGGAGCCTGCCGGTCTCGTCCTCGGTCACCGTCTGGATGCGCACGGTGAGATCCCCTTCGGCGATGCGATCGGCGACGTTCACCGCGTCGGCGAGCGGGTGCGAGATGATGCGGGCGACCACGTAGCAGAGCAGCGCGCTCACGAAGAGGCAGGCGAAGAGCGCGCTCACGATCCAGCGCCGGGCACCTTCGTACGTCGCGTCCGCCCTCACGGCCGCATGACGGCCGCCCTGCGTGTTGATCGCGACGAGCTCGTCGAGCTTGTTGGAGACCGCGTCGAACGTCTTCTGGGAGCGGCCGCGGATGAGCGCCTTGGCCTCGTCGTTCTTGTTGTCCCGCGACAGCTCGATCACCCGCTGGTGCTCGACGAGGTAGTCGTTCCAGAGCCTGTTGAATTCGCTGTATGCCCGGCGCTCGCCCTCGGACACGATCGGCTCGTACCCCTCGACGTTCTTCTGGATGGAGTCCAGCTCGTCGTCCATCACGCGCTCGTACGTCGTCATTTCCTCCGGGCTGAGCGAGAGAATGTGCTGCATCTCCGCGATGCGGAAATCGGACGTGTCCGTGTTCAGCGCGGAGACGAAGCCGATGCTCGGCATCCAGTTGTCGGTCACCTCGTTTCCTGCATTGCGCAGCGCCGTCATCTGATCGAGGGCGAAGACGCCGAGCGCGGTCGTCATGGCCAGGAGCAGCGTGAAGGCGACGAGGAGCTTGGAGGCAATCTTCAAGTTCGCGAACCAGCGCATAGGTCGTCCCTGCGGAAGGCGAGAGGGATGGAGCTTGGGGCTGCGGCCATCGCAGCCGCACAGGCGGCGCGCGATCTCGCCCGGACGGCGGACGGATCACGTTGCACGCGCAAAGGGCAGGATTGCGCGCGCCCGACGGAAGCATTCGCGCTTTCGTCGATGGCGCCGCAATTCGTCGCTATCGAAAAACCGCCCGCGTAGGGCAATACCGCGCCACACGATCCCCCACGCCAGCCTCCAGGCAGCGTTGAGATACACGGACAGACCATCCCGCACCAAATTTCCCGGATTGGGGTTTGGGCCTATGTTATAAATTACTGGCAGGAAATACCAACGCGCCCGCATTGACGCGGGCGCGTTGGCTGGAGCGCATCGAGGAGGTGAGCTCCGTGCTGGCTGCACGCGGGCGGCGGGCCCGCCTGCGGTGAAGCTACTTGCTCGCGCGACGGCGGCGGCGCACCACGCCGAGGCCGAGCCCGAGGCCGATCGCGGCGAGGGCGGTGGACATGTCGCCGCTCCCACCCATCGCGCAGCCCGAGCTCTTCGAGCCGTTCGCGCCGTTGCCGAAGCCGCCCCACAGGCCGCCGCTGCCGCCGTTGCCGCCGTTGCCGCCCGTGCCCCCGCCCGTGCCGCCAGAGCCCGTCTCGGGGCACGCCTCGTAGACGGGGCAAACCGGGGCCTTGCCGATGGCCTTCGAGGTCTGGATGTAGCTCGAGATTGGATCCTGCGACGCGGCCGCGCCGAGCTCGAGGTCCTTGGTGTACGCCGCGCGCGAAAGCTCTGCGTTCATGCGCGTCAGCCACACGAAGTTCGGATTGAGCCCGCCGAAGAGATCGTCGAGGTCCTCCTGCAGCTCCTTGGACGCGGTGGCCCAGCCGTCGCTCTGGTCGCCATAGCCGCTCTGATCGGGGAGGAAATCGACGAGCTGCTGCAGCGTGCCCTCGTAGTCCCAGGGCGAGGCGGGGTTCGCGTACTGCATGAGCCAGTCGAGGTTCAAGCTCGCCTTGAATGCGTCGTCCTTGAGCTGCGCGTAGTTCGAGTCGCTCGTGTCCCAGTTCCAGACGACGTCGCTCGGATCGATGGTGAACGACTTGAAGTTCTTCGGGTCGTACTTGCCCTCGCCGAAGACCCAGAGCGTGATCGGCGTGATCGCGCCCGTGCCGCCCGCCACCATGCGCAGAGGCAGCGTGGCGCTCGCGCCAAGGGTCGTGATGCGCACCGGGCGCATCGAATTGATGCCCTTGCCCGGCACGAGCTTGAGGGCGAGGAAGTTGAAGCCTTCCTTCACGTAGGCGTCGATGACCGGCGCGATGTCCTGCGAGATCTCGTAATCGTGTCCGATGAGCCAGTTCTTGAGCGCGGCCGGGTCCTGCGACGACAGCTGCACGGTCTCGTAGGGCCCGACGACCTCCTGCGCGATGACGTCGACCCCGCCGCTGGCGTCGCCGCCCCCTGCTCCGCCCGCGCCGCTCGAGCCGGTGCCCCAGTTCCAGCAATCGGGGGGCGGCGGGCAGTTGAGGGGCGGGGGCGCCACGTAGGTCGCCGTGCGATCGCTGAGCAGGTTGAAGAGCGCGTCCGAGGACAAACCCACCTCGACCTGGCCCTTGATCGGCAAGACCCACGCGAACGACGAGGGATCGCCCGCGTACTCGATCTGATCCCAGAGCGTCGTCTTCTCCTGCGAGATCGACAGCAGCATCTTGTGCCCGGTCACCTGCGTCGGCTCGCCAACGGGCGGGACACAGGCGCCGCAAGCATCGGCGTCGCCCGCTTGCGTGAGGGCGAGGGCGATGACGGGGATCGACAAGAGCAAGGAACGGTGAAGCTTCATGGACGCGACCTCCTGGCGATGGGCCCGTAGGCATACGCCGTGCCCGCCTTGTTTACACGGGATCCGCGGCGCGCGTCGGTTTTCTGTTGGCGCAGAATGGCACGAATCTGGCGCACCTCGGCATCTGCATCGGGCGCGTTCTCGGCCCGGGGCAGCCGTGGTAAGCAGGCATCGTGCGAGAGCTCATCGACGATCCCGTGATTCGAACGATCGACCATTTTCGGGGCGCGCGTGACGCGGCCCGGCCCGAGGATCGGCTGCGCGAGGTCAGAAAGCGCGCGGCGCGGCTTCGCGAGGAGCTGCTCTCCGCGCCGCCCGTGAGCTGCTTCCGCTCCCGCGGGCTCGTGCGCGTCCCCTACCCGACGCGCTACGGCCTGCGCGACGCCTTCCGCGGGCCGACGCCCTTCATGCACATCGTCAATCGCGTGTTCATCGTTCAATTCGAGGCCGGGGGCGCGCTGCGGACGCTGCTCGTCTCGCCCTCGGATGTCCGGGCAAACGCCGAGACGCCCTTCTTCAAGCGCCTCGGCGGCGCCTTCGGCCCGTTCCAGGAGACGGGCCGCCGCCTCATCGCGCCCGAGCTCGGCACGGTGGAGTCGCACCTCGCGGACGCGGGGCTCTTGCCCGAGGATATCGATTACATCACCTACGATCACCTGCACACCCAGGACCTGCGCCGCTGGCTCGGCAGCCGCGGGGCGCCCGGGCTCTTTCCGCGGGCCAAGCTGCTCGTGATGCGGCAGGAGTGGCAGAGCGCCCTCGGCCTTTTGCCCCCGCAGCGCGACTGGTATTGCCCGGGCGGGCTCGATGGCGTGGACGAGGGTCGCGTCGTGCTCCTCGACGGCGACGTGATGCTCGGCGACAACGTCGCGCTCGTCCACACGCCCGGCCATACCGAGGGCAATCACTCGATCGTGGTGCGCACGTCGGAGGGCGTCTTCGTCACGAGCGAAAATGGCGTCGGGCCGGATGCGTACGCGCCGCGCGCCTCGCGCATCCCGGGGCTCGCGCGCCACGCGGCCGAGACCGGGATGGAGGTGATCCCGAACGGCAACACGCTCGAGCGCGGGCTCGATCAATACATCTCGATGGTGCAAGAGAAGGAGATCGCGGGGCCGTCGCGACAGAACCCCGATTTCCCGGGCATGGTCTGCTCGTCGGAGCTGGGCGCGCACTGGCTATTTCCGGGCATTCGACCGACCTTCTCGTTCGGCGACCTGACCCTCGGCGCGCCCGTGCGTCCGGCGCGCGCGACGGCGCACCCCAAGCCTGCGGCGGCGGCGACGGCGTGAAGGAGGAGCGCGGGATGAATGCACTCTCGGTGATGGTCTTGACCGGATGCGCGAGCGGGATCGGGCGGCACCTCGCCGGCGCGCTCTCGCGGCGCGGGCACCGGGTCCTTGCGACGGACCTCGACGAGCGGACGCTCGCCGCCCGCGCCGAGGAGGATTGCTGGGACAAACAGCGCGTGCGCCTCGCGCGGCTCGACGTGCGGCGGGCCGAGGAATGGGAGGCGGCGCTCGATCTCGCCGAGAAGGAGCTCGGCGGGATGGACGTGCTCATGAACGTGGCGGGCGCGCTGCGGCCGGGGTGGGTGCAGGAGATCACGCCGGCCGATATCGATCTGCACATCGACGTGAACGTGAAGGGGACGATGCTCGGCACGCACGCGGCGGCTGTACGCATGGTGCGGCGGGGGGCGGGGCATATCGTCAATTTCGGCTCGCTCGCGTCGCTCGCGCCCGTGCCGGGGCTCGCGCTGTATGCGGCGTCGAAGTTCGCGGTGCGCGGCTTCTCGCTCGCGGCGGCGACCGAGCTTCGGCCGCGGGGCGTGGCCGTGACGCTGGTGATGCCCGACGCGGTGCAGACGCCCATGCTCGACTTGCAGGTCGACTACGAGCAGGCCGCGATGACGTTCTCCGGGCCGCGGGCGCTCACGGTGGAGGATATCGAGGCTGTCGTGCTGAACGAGGTCTTGCCCGGGCGTCCGCTCGAGGTGGCGCTGCCGCTCTCGCGGGGGCTGCTCGCCCGGGTCGCGAATACGGCGCCGGGTCTGTCGCGGGTGATCGCGCCGGTGCTCCGGAAGAAGGGATTGCAAAAGCAGGAGCGGATCAAGGGCGGGAAGCCTGCCTGATCCGCTCCCCTCGGGTTCGTTCAGGTATCTGCGCGGCCGCCGCCGGGCATGCCGGTGGCTTTTTGCTCGCTGCCCGAGAACGTGCCGGCGCTGTGGTCGATCTTGTCGCCGGGGATGGGGTCGCCGAAGCCGGGGCCCACGCCGTTCGTGCTCGGGCCGGCGCCTGTGAAGCCCACGGAGCCGCGCGGGCCGCCGACCGGGACGTCTTCGTCGCCGGCGTAGGGGATGCCGACGTCGCCACCGGCTCCGCCTTCATTGCCTGCGGGGGTCGTGCTTGGCACGGACGAATGGCCGCCCCCGCCGGGTCCGCCGGTCATCGGGGTTCGGCTTTCGGCTTTGGGGCCCATTCCGCCGGATTGGCCCATCCCGGGGCTCGAGCCGCTCGTGCCGGTCGGGCCGCGCAGGCCGCTGCCGCCCACACCGGCGTCCCCCACTCCCTCACCAATCCCAGCACTTCCTTTCCTATTCATACCAACTCCTCCTCTAGATCAGCAGCCCCAACGTGGGGTAGCGCCGAGCGAAGCGAGGCGCGTAGGGGGCGCCCCAACGAGGGCGCCCCCTCACCGCCCCCCCGCCAGGGGGTCAGTCGGGGGGTTCCATGGGGCGGCCACAGATTTCTTCGGTGGGCATGACGGGGAGTGGTGCGTCGGGTTCGTCTTCGGAATCGGTGTCTGCGCTGGTTTCTGAGAAGGTTGGGCTGCCCGGGTAGGCGCCGGCGCCGCCTTCGTCGCCGGCGGTGCCGCTCTCCAGGGGCTCGGAGCCCATGTCTTGAGAGATTGCGCCGCCGCGAACGCCCGGCACGTCGCCCTGCGGGGAGAGGTCGCCGGAATGGCCGGGACCTTTGCCGGGGTTGTTGGGCGGGGTTTGGTCTTTGGGCATGTTGCCTCCTCCCGTCCACCTTGGGCTGGGAGGGGCGGATCGCCACCCTTGTCTGTTCAGGTGGGACGATGGCTGGGGACGGCTGCTTTCGATTGCGGAGGCTTCAAGGCGGCCATGATGGCGCCGAGGCCTTCGATGATGGCGGCGGACGGGCGGGCTTCGGCGAGGCGGTAGCCGCCGGTGGGGCGGCCGGCGGTTTCTGCGAGCCAGATCCAGGCCTCTTCGGCTTCGGGGGTCTCGAAGCGCAGCTCGGCGCGTGTGCCTTGGTCGAGGATGTGGACGTGGGTCCAGCGCAGGGGGGTGAAGGGGGCGCGCTGGCGGAGGAGGTGCAGGCGTGCGGCGATCGAGCGGGCGAGCGGTGCGATTGCGTCTTCGCCGGGGGGGTGTGCGGGTTTGGCCCTCGCGGCGAGGGGTTTCCATATCGAGAGCAGGCCTGCGAGCGCGGCGGCTCGGTCGGCGGGGAGGCGCTCGATCCGGATGGATAGCCAATCGAGGGCGGCCTGGCCTTCGCCTTCGCTGCGGGGTCGCAGCGTGAGGACGAGGGGGTCTGGGCCGAGGAGGCGCAGCTCCACGCAGCGTTCGCCGAGCTCTTCGGCCTGGGCTTTCTCGAAGGGCGGCGGCAGCGCGATCTCGGGCAGCGCGCTTGCGAGGAGGGCGCGCGCGTGCACGGAGAACAGCTTGCGGCGTGGGTCGGCTTCGAGGAGACGCTCGGCGGTCACGGGGACGAATTCGCTCGCGCCGTGGATCTCGCGGTACTTGTCGAAGATTCCATTGCAGCGTGCGTCGAAGACGCAGGTGCGGCAGGTGTCGGGCTTCGATTTGTCGCGGCGCTTGACGAGGTACTTGTCCCAGGGCTTGCTGAGTTTTTTGTCCCCGTCGACGGCGATGGTCATCGTCTTTTCGCCGTCGTGGTGGATGATCGGCGCGAGCTCGGGGGCCACGCAATAGGGCAGGTTGCCGATGTTCACGTCGAAGCCCTCGGGGAAGCCGCGGGCCATGCGCGAGAGCGGGGCGACGAGGTCGGTGTAGCGCGGGATCATCGCGGCCAGCTCCTCCTCGGTCCGCTGGCCTGCGTCGAGCGGGCGGATCATGTCGAGGTGCAGCTGCGAGGCGCCGAGCGGCAGGAGCAGCTCCGGGAAGTGGTCGACCGAGGCGAAGTTCGATTGAACGACGCACATGTTGACGGTGAGCCGCGCGCCGCGCTCGGCCACGTGGCGCATCGACTGGACGATCCGCGCGAACGAGCCGTCTTTCTTCGTGGTTTGCTCGTGCGCCTCCTCGGTGGCGCCTTGCATCGAGAAGCGGAAGGTGAAGTTGCCGCCGGTGGCGAGGATCTCGTCGACGAATGCGGCGCGCGCGGTCTTCGCGCCGTTCGTGAAGATCACGATCTCCTCGAAGCCGAGCCGCACGGATTCGCGCACGACGTCCATGAACGCCGGCTGCAGCGTGGGCTCGCCGCCGAGCAGGGTGATCTTCGCGTGGCCTGCGGCGCGCGCGGCGCGGATTTGCTCCAGGATCGGCTCGAGCGGGAGCGGACGGGCGCGGCCGAGCGCGGTCTCCTGACCGCTCACGCAGAAGACGCAGCGGTTGTTGCACATGTGGCCGAGCTGGATCTCGACCTGCGTCTTCGGCTCCATCGCCGGTCGATCATACACACGCGCGCCCCCTCACGCGATGAGAGCGCGATGAGAGCGCGCGCGTGGCCGACCTTGCCCGGCCGATCACCAGGGCAGCGGCGTTCAGGCCGCCTTCCGCTCCCAGACGCGGGCGGAGAGCTGGTTGTTGATCCAGGACACGTGACGCTGCTCGTCGGCGTAGTTGCGCTCGATCACCGTGCGCGCCTCGGGCGACAGGTCCTCCATCTCGAGGGCCGCCTTGTACACGCGGTTGGTCAGCTCCTCGTTGCCGCGCATCGCCAGGAGGGCGCTGTGGTCGCCGCGGCTCATCAGCGCGGTGAACCCCTCGATCACGAAGCCCTTCAGATCCCGGTGCACCTCGGGCGTGCCGCCGAGCGCGCGGACCTGCTCGGACAGGTCGTGAATATGCCGCTCGTGATCGTTGCGGAACTCGGTCAGCGTGTCCTTGACGGTCAGGATCTCGCAGGCCTCGATCGCCTGATCGTACGCGTGCACGGCGTCGACATCGAGCATGATCAGGCTGTTCAGCTTCTCCAAGATCTTCATGGCGTCCATTGCGATTCTCCTTTTTGGGCTCGGGCTTCCATGCCTCGCGTGCCCGGGGTGATGCTGCGCGTCTTCCGGGCTGCTTCATGGGGGCGACGGCGCCGGCGTCGAGCCCCGAATGTTCATGCGCGAGATCACGAGCGTTTCGGACACATCACGCGGCGCCCGCCTCTCTGCGATGACCTGGTGTCGATTCTGCATGTGTGCTCATGGGCGCGTCCTGCGCCCATGACGGATGGGGTCGAACGGCCTCGCCGCGCGAGCAACCGGGAGAGGGAGGAGAATCGTGGCACTCGATATCATGAAGGAGAAGGGGATTCCCCTCGATCGCCAGGAGGATTTCACCTGGAAGAATATGGTGCGCGAGCCGATCAGCAAGCTGAACGACGACGCGTTCACCCGCTTGCGCATCATCCTGATGAACGGCGTCGAGATGGAGGCGAACCGCTTTCAGCACGCCTTTGCGCGCATGAACCGCGATCTGCGCGGCGCGCTCGCCCGTGTCCGCCGCATCGAGTCGCACCAGCAGGTCACGGTGAACTGGCTGCTGCCGGCCGATCAATCCCCGCTCGAGACCACCATCGCGTACGAGCAGGTCGCCATCGAGGTGACGTCCAGCCTCGCGCTGCTCGAGCCCGACCCGTACATGGCGCAGATCCTGCGCTTCGGGCTGCTCGAGGACTTCGATCACCTCTATCGCTATTCGGCCCTGCTCGACCGCCTCGAGGGCAAGGACGCGAATGCGATCCTGCAATCGTACACCGACGTCTTGCCCGGCCGGCCCACCGTGGTCGAGCACCGGCATCCGCTCGATGACGTGCGGCAATCCTACGACAAGGACAAGGCCGCGCCGATCACGAAGCTCATCGCGCTGACCATCCTCGCCGGGGAGCAGCAGACCCAGAACTACTATCAGAACATCGGCCCGCTGTTCGCCGATCCGGTCGCGCGGCAGCTCTACGCCGAGATCGCGCACATCGAGGAGCAGCACGTCACGCAGTACGAGTCGATGGCCGACCCGGACGAGACGTGGCTCGAGAAATGGCTCCTCCACGAGGCCACCGAGGTCTGGAATTACCTCGCCTGTCTCGAGCAGGAGACCGACAGCCGCGTCAAGATGATCTGGGACAAGTTCCTGGCCTACGAGCTGGGGCACCTGCATCACGTGATGGATCTCTTCCAGCGCATCGAGAACCGCGATCCGCAGGAGATCCTGCCGGCCACGCTGCCGGAGCGCATCAAGTACATGAGCCACCGCGATTACGTGCGCGAGGTGCTCCGGAGCGAGGTCGACCTGCGCGCGGTGGGCACCCAGTTCGTCCCGGCCAGCGAGGTCCCGTCGAATTCGCCCACGCTCGCTTATCAGGCGCAGCTCAACTCGGAAGGCTCGCCCAGCCAGATCGTGGCGGCCGGCTACCGCTACACCCCGGGAACCGAGCTCACGAAGAAGGCCGCGTGAAGGATCGAGGAGGCAATCATGAAAGAGCCGACCGACATGGGACTGAATCGAACGGGGATCGGAACCTCGCCGATCGACAGCAAGGATCTGCTCGAGGGCGCCAAGGAGTGTCAGCCGACCTCGCTCGGTGACGAGACCGAGATCGCGCGGGTGCGCGTCGAGTACGGGGCCGAGTCGTCCGTCGTGGGGACCATGCCGCCGCCCAGCTCCGTCAGGGGCGCGGTGCTCACGATGGTCGAAAGCATCACGAAGAACCCCATGGTCTTCCTCGATAAACTGGGCGAGCGCCTGGCCTTCGAGCGGACCGGGGTGCGGCTCTTCGACGCCCTGATCGCCAAGTACGACGTGCTCGGGAGCTGGGAGGGCGGGCCGACGCGCGAGCTTCTCGCCGAGTTCCGCGAGGACGAGCTGCGGCACTTCCACGTGCTGAAGAGCGCGATGGAGAGCCTCGGCGCGGATCCGACCGCGCTCACGCCCTCGGGTGATCTCGCGGGCGTCGAGGGCATGGGGCTCGTGCAGGTGATCACCGACCCGCGCACGACCCTGCCGCAGGCGCTGCACGCGCAGCTCATCGCCGAGCTGACGGACGGCGAGGGCTGGGACATGCTGGTCGAGCTCGCCGAGACGCTCGGGCACGACGCGATGGCCGACGACTTCCGCGACGCGATGCGCGCCGAGGAGAAGCACCTCGCGCACGTGCGACAATGGGTCGCAGGCTTCGCGAGCATGAGCGCGCAGGACGAGATCGAGAAGGCGGCATAGCGGCAGCGCGTTGACGCTTTCGCTGTGACCGCGGCCTCGAATCGCGCACGGACGGTCCCTCTCGCGGAAGATCGTCCGTGCGCGCTTGCCCTCGGGGCGGCGTCAGCCCGGTGCCGCGATATAGAATGACGCTCGCATGCGCGACGCGTCCTCGCCGGCTTTGCAGGCCATCGGCCCCGAAGAGCTCCTCGATGCCATGGGCCTCGCGGCGGCGCTCGTCGACGCCGAGGGATTGATTGTCGCGACGAACGGGGCGTGGCGGGATCTGCTCGGGGGCGGCGAGGGGGCGCGCGGCGGGAGCCTGTTCGCGCTCGCGGCCGACGAGGAGGCCCGCAGGGCGGCGCGCGCGGTGCTCGCCGGCGAGGCTCGTCGGGGCTCGTTCGAGCGCGCGTACGAGGATGGCCGGGCGCTGCGCTTCACGATCACACCGGCGCGCAAGGCGGGGGCCGCGCCCGCGGCAGGACCGGCCGTGGTGACCGCGATCGACGCCGCGGCAGAGCGGCGCGCCGAGGAGGAGCGGCGGCGGACCGAGGCGATCATCGGCGCCCTGCCCGACCTCGTGTTCATCGTGGATCAGGAGTGTCGCTACCTCGACGCCCGCGGCGCGCCCGAGCAGATGGCGGCCGCGCGCGAGTCGATCGTCGGTCGCAAGCCCTCCGACATCATGCCGCCCGCGCTCGCTGCGGACCTCGAGGCCCTCTTGCGCAGGGCGTTCTCGACGGGCGCGCCGCAGGTGATCGAATACGAGCTCACGGTGCCCGTGGGCAAGCGCTGGTTCGAGGCGCGCACGGTGCCGATCGCGGGGGATCCGACCGCGATGCTCGCCGTGGTCCGCGACGTGACCGAGCGGCGCGAGTCCGAGCAGCGGCTGCGCGAGCACAAGGAGATGCTCGGGCTCGCGGGCGAGGTCGCGCGGTTCGGCGGGTGGCGCTTCGACCGCGCGAACAACAAGCTCAACT includes:
- a CDS encoding methyl-accepting chemotaxis protein — protein: MKIASKLLVAFTLLLAMTTALGVFALDQMTALRNAGNEVTDNWMPSIGFVSALNTDTSDFRIAEMQHILSLSPEEMTTYERVMDDELDSIQKNVEGYEPIVSEGERRAYSEFNRLWNDYLVEHQRVIELSRDNKNDEAKALIRGRSQKTFDAVSNKLDELVAINTQGGRHAAVRADATYEGARRWIVSALFACLFVSALLCYVVARIISHPLADAVNVADRIAEGDLTVRIQTVTEDETGRLLGSMRVMADKLAQVIGEVRDGAGALASASVQLSSASQGLAQGTSEQASSVEETTASLEQMTATIGQNSANSLQLEQMAQKGAKDAVESGEAVKETVAAMNSIAERINIVEEIAYQTNLLALNAAIEAARAGEHGRGFAVVATEVRKLAERSQTAAREIGSLAISSVKVAERSGRLLEELVPSIRRTTNLVQDVATASTEQSAGVNQMNRAMMHVDQVTQRNASAAEELASTAEEMSAQAETLQQLVSFFRVVQTDDRSLRHAPPRAAANPQSKGGARAVPAPATKPAPGRNAPPSARGPGDDRDFKPF
- a CDS encoding DUF2330 domain-containing protein, which gives rise to MKLHRSLLLSIPVIALALTQAGDADACGACVPPVGEPTQVTGHKMLLSISQEKTTLWDQIEYAGDPSSFAWVLPIKGQVEVGLSSDALFNLLSDRTATYVAPPPLNCPPPPDCWNWGTGSSGAGGAGGGDASGGVDVIAQEVVGPYETVQLSSQDPAALKNWLIGHDYEISQDIAPVIDAYVKEGFNFLALKLVPGKGINSMRPVRITTLGASATLPLRMVAGGTGAITPITLWVFGEGKYDPKNFKSFTIDPSDVVWNWDTSDSNYAQLKDDAFKASLNLDWLMQYANPASPWDYEGTLQQLVDFLPDQSGYGDQSDGWATASKELQEDLDDLFGGLNPNFVWLTRMNAELSRAAYTKDLELGAAASQDPISSYIQTSKAIGKAPVCPVYEACPETGSGGTGGGTGGNGGNGGSGGLWGGFGNGANGSKSSGCAMGGSGDMSTALAAIGLGLGLGVVRRRRRASK
- a CDS encoding SDR family oxidoreductase is translated as MNALSVMVLTGCASGIGRHLAGALSRRGHRVLATDLDERTLAARAEEDCWDKQRVRLARLDVRRAEEWEAALDLAEKELGGMDVLMNVAGALRPGWVQEITPADIDLHIDVNVKGTMLGTHAAAVRMVRRGAGHIVNFGSLASLAPVPGLALYAASKFAVRGFSLAAATELRPRGVAVTLVMPDAVQTPMLDLQVDYEQAAMTFSGPRALTVEDIEAVVLNEVLPGRPLEVALPLSRGLLARVANTAPGLSRVIAPVLRKKGLQKQERIKGGKPA
- a CDS encoding radical SAM protein, which gives rise to MEPKTQVEIQLGHMCNNRCVFCVSGQETALGRARPLPLEPILEQIRAARAAGHAKITLLGGEPTLQPAFMDVVRESVRLGFEEIVIFTNGAKTARAAFVDEILATGGNFTFRFSMQGATEEAHEQTTKKDGSFARIVQSMRHVAERGARLTVNMCVVQSNFASVDHFPELLLPLGASQLHLDMIRPLDAGQRTEEELAAMIPRYTDLVAPLSRMARGFPEGFDVNIGNLPYCVAPELAPIIHHDGEKTMTIAVDGDKKLSKPWDKYLVKRRDKSKPDTCRTCVFDARCNGIFDKYREIHGASEFVPVTAERLLEADPRRKLFSVHARALLASALPEIALPPPFEKAQAEELGERCVELRLLGPDPLVLTLRPRSEGEGQAALDWLSIRIERLPADRAAALAGLLSIWKPLAARAKPAHPPGEDAIAPLARSIAARLHLLRQRAPFTPLRWTHVHILDQGTRAELRFETPEAEEAWIWLAETAGRPTGGYRLAEARPSAAIIEGLGAIMAALKPPQSKAAVPSHRPT
- a CDS encoding DUF2383 domain-containing protein gives rise to the protein MKILEKLNSLIMLDVDAVHAYDQAIEACEILTVKDTLTEFRNDHERHIHDLSEQVRALGGTPEVHRDLKGFVIEGFTALMSRGDHSALLAMRGNEELTNRVYKAALEMEDLSPEARTVIERNYADEQRHVSWINNQLSARVWERKAA
- a CDS encoding ferritin-like domain-containing protein, whose protein sequence is MKEPTDMGLNRTGIGTSPIDSKDLLEGAKECQPTSLGDETEIARVRVEYGAESSVVGTMPPPSSVRGAVLTMVESITKNPMVFLDKLGERLAFERTGVRLFDALIAKYDVLGSWEGGPTRELLAEFREDELRHFHVLKSAMESLGADPTALTPSGDLAGVEGMGLVQVITDPRTTLPQALHAQLIAELTDGEGWDMLVELAETLGHDAMADDFRDAMRAEEKHLAHVRQWVAGFASMSAQDEIEKAA